In Candidatus Hydrogenedentota bacterium, one DNA window encodes the following:
- a CDS encoding ATP-binding cassette domain-containing protein → MTSCPRLDALLCVDSLKVWFPIKQGFHFWNTRPKQWLKAVDGLSLWLNKGEVLGVVGESGCGKSTLARALTALEKIHSGHIYIEGQEVSASNAATLRLLRSRVQMIFQDPYASLNPRMSVFETIAEPLHVHRKLGGSQLADEVTALMDRVGLAPSYVRKYPHEFSGGQRQRIAIARALALHPQLLIADEPVSALDVSIQAQIINLFTKLQRESSLAMLFISHDLSVVKHVAQRIAVMYLGRIVEIGSAEALFKEPRHPYTQALLAAIPLPVPVEKQEQPTTATQGEPPSPIDPPPGCPFHPRCPIAVPACAVRRPELMDCAPGHAVACPVVLEEQGAHSDPDQQND, encoded by the coding sequence ATGACGTCCTGTCCCCGTCTCGATGCGCTTCTATGTGTGGATTCTCTGAAGGTTTGGTTTCCCATAAAACAGGGCTTCCATTTTTGGAATACCCGGCCCAAGCAATGGTTAAAAGCTGTAGATGGGCTGTCCTTATGGCTCAACAAAGGCGAAGTCTTGGGCGTTGTGGGTGAGTCCGGCTGCGGAAAATCAACCCTTGCTCGTGCTCTCACCGCCTTGGAAAAGATTCACAGCGGCCATATCTATATTGAAGGACAAGAGGTGAGCGCCTCTAACGCCGCCACATTGCGCTTGCTCCGTTCCCGTGTGCAGATGATCTTTCAGGATCCTTATGCCTCCTTGAACCCGCGCATGTCTGTCTTCGAAACCATCGCCGAACCGCTCCACGTTCACCGAAAGCTTGGCGGTTCGCAACTGGCCGACGAAGTGACCGCCCTCATGGACCGGGTCGGCTTGGCACCTTCTTATGTACGTAAATATCCCCATGAATTCTCCGGCGGACAACGGCAGCGCATCGCCATCGCACGTGCTTTGGCGCTGCATCCCCAACTATTGATCGCCGATGAACCTGTCTCCGCTCTTGACGTATCAATTCAAGCGCAGATTATCAATTTGTTTACCAAACTGCAACGGGAATCTTCCCTTGCCATGCTCTTTATCTCCCATGATCTCAGCGTGGTAAAGCATGTTGCGCAGCGCATTGCAGTTATGTATCTGGGCCGCATCGTTGAGATCGGATCTGCCGAAGCGCTTTTCAAGGAACCCCGTCATCCCTATACACAAGCGCTGCTTGCTGCCATACCGCTACCCGTACCCGTGGAAAAACAAGAGCAACCGACCACGGCAACGCAAGGTGAACCGCCCTCACCCATTGACCCGCCGCCCGGCTGCCCTTTTCATCCCCGCTGTCCGATCGCAGTTCCCGCCTGTGCCGTGCGACGCCCTGAACTCATGGATTGTGCGCCTGGTCATGCTGTGGCGTGCCCCGTTGTTTTGGAAGAGCAAGGAGCCCATTCCGACCCAGATCAACAGAATGATTAA
- the truA gene encoding tRNA pseudouridine(38-40) synthase TruA, which yields MNPTTLKCTVRYDGTNFSGWQRQDNQRTVQGEIEAALSKIANRAVTIQGAGRTDAGVHALGQVFSCRWRGTPPQRLAHALSRMLKPEIRIESIEQAAPDFNARFDAVDKSYHYTFDFNRFPDPLLARYAWHMPGTPDLDLLKQCLSQVVGTHDFAGFQSAGNQMKNTVRTIFSADFAPGGLMVAPAMEGVYSMKLRGNGFLYRMVRNLAGTLVEIARGRFGADFITESLLRGGPFLGMCAPAHGLVMVNVNYDTEPPPHRHEIPLHDEMFPSNMDLLG from the coding sequence ATGAATCCCACCACTTTAAAATGCACCGTTCGTTATGATGGAACCAATTTTTCGGGTTGGCAGCGGCAGGATAATCAACGCACTGTACAGGGCGAAATTGAGGCAGCTTTATCGAAAATAGCCAATAGGGCGGTCACAATTCAAGGCGCAGGCCGAACCGACGCCGGTGTCCATGCCTTAGGCCAGGTCTTTTCCTGCCGTTGGCGCGGCACGCCGCCGCAGCGGCTCGCCCATGCCCTATCCCGCATGCTCAAGCCGGAGATACGCATTGAGTCCATAGAGCAGGCGGCACCCGACTTTAACGCACGCTTTGACGCAGTGGACAAAAGTTATCACTACACCTTTGACTTCAACCGTTTTCCGGATCCTCTGCTTGCGCGCTATGCCTGGCATATGCCCGGTACGCCCGATTTGGATTTGTTGAAACAGTGCCTCAGTCAGGTGGTCGGCACTCATGATTTTGCCGGATTCCAAAGTGCGGGCAACCAGATGAAAAACACGGTACGCACCATTTTCAGCGCTGACTTTGCCCCCGGCGGTTTGATGGTTGCTCCCGCCATGGAGGGCGTGTATAGCATGAAACTAAGGGGCAACGGCTTCTTATACAGAATGGTGCGCAACCTCGCAGGCACCTTGGTCGAGATAGCGCGCGGCCGCTTTGGAGCGGATTTTATTACCGAATCCCTGCTGCGCGGCGGGCCTTTTCTCGGCATGTGCGCGCCTGCCCATGGGCTTGTCATGGTCAACGTAAATTATGATACGGAACCACCGCCCCACCGCCATGAAATACCGCTGCACGACGAAATGTTTCCTTCTAATATGGATCTTTTAGGATGA
- a CDS encoding radical SAM protein, with protein MAINHRWRMQWSYDAIQTLYSEAPYRLSRSGRAFPPWHYFLELTRRCNLRCMMCQYSTFLEGVALAEQDAGELTTEEWKRVIDQTGRFSFLTFTGGEPLLRKDFPELLEYASRRTRTHLVSNAVLLDEAMAQRFVQLAPKRAGGRGLNFIGVSLEGPPDFHDEIRRRKGAFSKAAAGLQELQQYRSAAKKNCPYIHITTVIQARNVDVLPQMPRITAELGGDVLNLVTETRMHDLPGLGDVSPGKWRAEDVDWPRIPYDDLRQALEETDREAQRHGVELRMPRMPREELLRYYSDQVDVKDYRCRNPWNTVFIGRTGDVYPCWLMKIGNVREQPLKVIWNDKKARGFRRACRTGLFPLCPGCCHIEYKGAEHRNKGDQAN; from the coding sequence ATGGCTATTAATCACCGTTGGCGGATGCAATGGTCCTATGATGCTATACAGACCTTATATAGTGAAGCGCCCTACCGACTATCGCGTTCGGGCAGGGCTTTCCCCCCATGGCATTATTTCTTAGAACTGACCCGCCGCTGTAATCTCCGCTGCATGATGTGCCAATACAGTACCTTTTTGGAAGGCGTCGCCTTGGCGGAACAGGACGCAGGCGAATTGACGACGGAAGAATGGAAAAGGGTCATTGATCAAACGGGCCGCTTCAGTTTTTTGACCTTTACCGGAGGTGAACCGCTTCTGCGCAAAGATTTTCCGGAATTGCTCGAATATGCTTCCCGACGCACACGCACCCACCTTGTATCCAACGCCGTATTGCTGGATGAAGCAATGGCGCAGCGCTTTGTTCAACTGGCACCGAAACGCGCCGGAGGACGGGGACTGAATTTCATCGGTGTGTCGCTTGAAGGACCGCCAGATTTCCACGATGAGATTCGGCGCAGAAAAGGAGCTTTCAGCAAAGCCGCCGCAGGTTTACAAGAGTTGCAACAATACCGTTCCGCAGCAAAAAAGAACTGTCCCTACATTCATATTACGACGGTCATTCAGGCGCGCAACGTGGATGTACTTCCCCAGATGCCCCGTATCACAGCCGAACTCGGCGGTGACGTGCTTAATCTCGTTACGGAGACGCGCATGCATGACTTGCCCGGACTGGGGGATGTCTCACCCGGAAAGTGGCGGGCTGAAGATGTGGACTGGCCCCGCATCCCTTATGACGACTTGCGGCAAGCCCTCGAAGAAACAGACCGGGAAGCGCAGCGCCATGGAGTGGAATTGCGTATGCCTCGCATGCCCAGAGAGGAGTTGTTGCGATATTATAGTGATCAGGTAGACGTTAAGGACTACCGTTGCCGTAATCCGTGGAACACCGTTTTTATAGGAAGAACAGGCGATGTATATCCCTGTTGGCTCATGAAAATCGGCAATGTCCGTGAGCAGCCGCTCAAGGTAATATGGAACGATAAAAAGGCGCGCGGATTTAGGCGTGCCTGCCGAACAGGATTATTTCCCTTGTGTCCGGGATGTTGTCATATCGAGTATAAAGGCGCTGAACACCGCAACAAAGGGGATCAGGCGAATTAA
- a CDS encoding 2-phosphosulfolactate phosphatase: MNIHLIEGDAGCRFAVEHQGIAVIVDALRASATAAALLDGGAERLCVVGEVKEAFALKELWPDALLFGERGGLPPAGFDYGNSPQDAQAAKGKRVIFTTTTGAGRLVAAKDASQAIMASVVNTAALVRYLKDRGEKDLVIIPAGLMGDPHFDGLEDWTGAAWIAAQVYEAGDHQWGEGYDAYKRIKTRIDREGVAALFSRSPHADKLRAVNLEADIERCARIDCYHSVPLATEQISTGLLLQDALA; this comes from the coding sequence ATGAATATACATCTTATAGAGGGCGATGCGGGTTGCCGCTTTGCTGTGGAACATCAAGGAATTGCTGTTATTGTGGATGCCTTGCGCGCAAGCGCCACCGCGGCGGCGCTCCTGGATGGGGGCGCGGAAAGGCTCTGTGTGGTGGGCGAAGTGAAAGAAGCCTTTGCCTTGAAAGAGCTTTGGCCCGATGCATTGCTCTTCGGCGAGCGGGGCGGTCTTCCTCCCGCCGGCTTCGATTATGGAAACAGTCCTCAAGATGCACAGGCCGCTAAAGGAAAACGGGTGATCTTCACGACCACTACGGGCGCGGGTCGGCTCGTGGCGGCAAAGGATGCCTCCCAAGCAATCATGGCGTCGGTGGTCAATACAGCGGCACTTGTTCGGTATCTCAAAGACCGTGGTGAAAAGGATCTGGTCATCATCCCTGCCGGCTTAATGGGTGATCCTCATTTCGACGGGTTAGAAGATTGGACCGGGGCGGCATGGATTGCGGCACAGGTCTATGAAGCGGGTGACCATCAATGGGGCGAAGGCTACGACGCCTATAAGCGCATTAAAACCCGCATCGACCGTGAAGGGGTGGCGGCGTTATTCTCACGGTCACCTCATGCCGATAAGCTGCGTGCCGTAAACTTGGAAGCGGATATAGAGCGCTGTGCCCGTATCGACTGTTATCACAGTGTGCCCCTCGCCACAGAACAGATTTCAACGGGGCTGCTGCTTCAGGATGCTTTGGCGTAG
- the rsmI gene encoding 16S rRNA (cytidine(1402)-2'-O)-methyltransferase, giving the protein MSTLYVVGTPIGNLEDLSSRAIRILGEVDAIACEDTRVTRKIYERFQIPSPKTRFSCHEHNEQQASRRILGLLDEGLQVALVTDGGMPGISDPGYHTINLCREQGHDIQIIPGPSAPVTALVMSGLSGASFTFKGFPPRKSGRRKRFLEMEKELPHTLIFFESPFRIQAFLEDAVEVLGDRLAALCIEISKQFERTHRGYLSELVAMLEESGPPRGEITVVIAGNNPKFMSGQEEDAGTERGMPRFP; this is encoded by the coding sequence ATGAGTACGCTCTATGTCGTGGGAACGCCCATCGGCAATCTGGAAGATTTATCTTCCCGCGCCATTCGTATACTCGGCGAGGTGGACGCCATCGCTTGTGAAGATACACGGGTCACCCGCAAGATTTATGAGCGCTTTCAAATCCCGTCGCCGAAGACACGCTTCTCCTGCCATGAACATAATGAACAACAAGCATCACGGCGTATATTGGGGTTGTTGGATGAAGGGCTGCAGGTGGCACTGGTCACCGACGGGGGGATGCCGGGCATCAGCGATCCGGGATATCACACGATCAATCTGTGCCGAGAACAGGGTCATGACATCCAGATTATCCCGGGGCCGAGTGCGCCTGTCACCGCTCTCGTGATGTCGGGTTTATCCGGGGCTAGCTTTACTTTTAAAGGCTTCCCGCCGCGCAAGTCCGGGCGTAGGAAACGCTTTCTCGAAATGGAAAAGGAGCTGCCCCACACCTTAATTTTCTTTGAGTCGCCCTTTCGGATTCAAGCCTTCTTGGAGGATGCCGTAGAAGTGCTGGGCGATCGTTTGGCGGCACTGTGCATCGAAATAAGCAAACAATTTGAACGTACCCACCGCGGCTATTTATCAGAGCTGGTCGCGATGCTCGAAGAGAGCGGTCCCCCTCGCGGAGAAATCACCGTAGTCATTGCTGGCAACAATCCGAAATTTATGAGCGGACAAGAAGAAGATGCCGGGACGGAACGGGGGATGCCGCGCTTTCCCTGA
- a CDS encoding GHMP kinase produces MTCEATAYARAGLLGNPSDGYFGKTISVLVRNFAAKVTLYENPELEIVPSFQDRMRYNSMCDLARDVKNNGYYGGIRLMKASIRKFHEYCRHHQIELADRNFSIRYRSTIPRRLGLAGSSALVTATMRCLMEFYDIEISREQLPNLILSVETEELGITAGLQDRVIQVYEGVVYMDFNRDLMERRGYGEYEALDESLLPPLFIAYREDLGEGSEVIHQTVRERWLEGDIEVHRAMEDFASYAALGRELLLGGRASEIGALMDKNFARRCSIFKVSPENLDMVRRAKEAGAHAKLAGSGGAIIGTYDNEETYTRLEDSMREGGIRIFKPQILAELL; encoded by the coding sequence ATGACTTGCGAAGCAACCGCATATGCACGTGCGGGATTACTCGGCAACCCTTCAGACGGCTATTTTGGCAAGACCATCAGTGTTCTTGTGCGCAATTTTGCCGCGAAAGTGACGCTCTATGAGAATCCTGAACTGGAGATTGTCCCAAGTTTTCAGGATCGGATGCGCTATAACAGCATGTGCGATCTTGCGCGTGACGTAAAAAATAATGGCTATTACGGCGGTATTCGCTTGATGAAGGCTTCTATCCGCAAATTTCACGAATATTGTCGGCACCACCAAATTGAGCTTGCAGACCGCAATTTTTCGATTCGTTACCGCTCTACGATTCCGCGGCGATTGGGCTTGGCAGGATCCAGCGCTTTGGTCACTGCGACCATGCGCTGCCTCATGGAATTTTATGATATTGAGATTTCACGGGAACAGCTTCCCAATTTAATCTTGAGCGTAGAAACGGAAGAGCTCGGCATTACGGCAGGCCTACAAGATCGGGTGATCCAGGTTTATGAAGGCGTGGTCTATATGGATTTCAACCGTGATCTTATGGAACGCCGCGGCTATGGTGAATATGAAGCTCTGGACGAATCGCTTCTGCCTCCCTTATTTATTGCCTATCGTGAGGATTTAGGGGAAGGCTCGGAGGTTATTCATCAGACCGTGCGCGAACGTTGGCTTGAGGGCGATATAGAAGTCCACCGTGCCATGGAGGATTTCGCCAGCTATGCGGCATTAGGGCGGGAATTACTGCTTGGCGGTCGTGCTTCGGAAATTGGCGCACTTATGGACAAGAATTTTGCACGACGCTGTTCCATATTTAAGGTTTCCCCGGAGAATCTCGACATGGTGCGCCGCGCTAAAGAAGCGGGAGCTCATGCGAAATTGGCAGGCTCGGGCGGTGCCATCATCGGCACTTATGACAATGAAGAAACCTATACACGGCTGGAAGACAGCATGCGCGAGGGCGGCATTCGCATTTTCAAGCCCCAGATTCTTGCGGAGCTGCTATGA
- a CDS encoding type II secretion system F family protein: MATFIYSGRMASGAKKDGALVADNRETALRQLAAMGIEADKLIEKKTIFSKTTSSLNRRVKAADLMVFTRQLSTIVSSGLPLMQGLDILAEQTENKNFCAIIDAVAQNVEAGETFSETLRKYPRAFPELYTHMVRAGEASGDLDGVLLQLADYLEASEELKRRIRSAMTYPVVAFSMILLIAAGLVVFVVPQFAEIFNSFGAKLPAPTALLIQISNFLRQWYSLGIIAASVVCAVFAIRIYGKTPSGRYNLDSAKLRLPVFGNLLRKVAISRATRTLSTLIKSGVAILQAMDIVERTAGNEVYSKAIREAGEAIRNGNTLADPLMQSGAFPAMVTRMIGIGEKTGALEGMLIKIADFYDSEVKATVDALTSLIEPLLIAVMGIVVGGIVIALFMPILQLPQIINQ, from the coding sequence ATGGCAACATTCATTTATTCCGGGCGCATGGCTTCCGGGGCGAAAAAAGATGGCGCATTGGTAGCCGATAACCGTGAAACTGCCTTGCGGCAATTGGCCGCCATGGGTATTGAAGCGGACAAATTGATTGAAAAGAAGACGATTTTTTCAAAAACAACGTCTTCCCTGAACCGGCGTGTCAAAGCGGCGGATCTGATGGTCTTCACGCGACAATTATCAACCATTGTCAGTTCCGGTCTCCCCCTCATGCAAGGTCTTGATATTCTTGCCGAACAAACAGAGAATAAAAACTTTTGCGCTATCATTGACGCGGTGGCGCAAAACGTTGAAGCGGGCGAAACCTTTTCCGAGACACTGCGCAAATACCCGCGCGCCTTTCCCGAACTGTACACGCATATGGTGCGCGCGGGCGAAGCGAGCGGTGATTTGGATGGCGTGTTGCTTCAATTGGCTGACTATCTGGAAGCTTCAGAAGAGCTCAAACGCAGAATCCGTTCTGCCATGACGTATCCCGTAGTCGCCTTTTCCATGATTTTGCTGATTGCAGCCGGACTGGTCGTCTTTGTGGTTCCCCAATTTGCTGAAATTTTCAATTCCTTTGGGGCGAAGCTTCCTGCTCCCACAGCACTCCTGATTCAAATAAGCAACTTTTTACGACAATGGTATTCTTTGGGAATCATTGCCGCTTCCGTTGTCTGCGCCGTGTTTGCTATCAGGATTTACGGAAAGACTCCATCAGGACGCTACAATTTGGACTCAGCCAAATTGCGTCTGCCCGTTTTCGGTAATCTGCTGCGCAAGGTTGCGATCAGCCGTGCCACCCGTACGTTGAGCACCTTGATTAAAAGCGGTGTCGCCATATTGCAAGCCATGGACATTGTGGAACGAACGGCGGGCAATGAGGTTTATTCCAAAGCGATCCGTGAAGCGGGAGAGGCGATCCGCAACGGCAATACTTTGGCAGACCCCCTGATGCAATCGGGCGCTTTCCCCGCCATGGTCACACGCATGATTGGTATTGGTGAAAAGACCGGCGCTTTAGAAGGCATGCTGATTAAGATTGCAGACTTCTATGATTCCGAAGTGAAGGCAACTGTGGATGCGCTGACCAGTCTGATCGAACCGCTTTTGATCGCCGTGATGGGTATTGTGGTGGGTGGTATTGTGATCGCCCTCTTTATGCCTATTTTGCAACTGCCCCAAATTATCAATCAATAG
- a CDS encoding solute:sodium symporter family transporter, which translates to MAWFDILVFFLFIGSVITFALWSSRRKQSTEDYFLAGRSLVWPVIGFSLIAANINSEHFVGMAGTAFKEGGPGLAIGSYEWMAAVTLVIVAWVFLPKFLSAGIYTMPQYLEFRFDSGTRTIMAAYLMIAYVIVLLATVLFSGAIALCNVLNLPELFMNRFGMEAEAARTWSMIASIWFIGIIGGAYTAYGGLSAVVWADLIQGSALLIGAGVTGYFALRFLGSGNMFEGWKSFTEGSADKLHMVRSWNDPDVPWLAVFFGGLWIPNLFYWGLNQFITQRTLAAKNLAEGQKGILFAACLKLLIPFLIVMPGIMAYQIYGNVLARPEEAYPHLMKVLLPIGFRGAVFAALAGAIISTVNSGLNSAATIFTIDLYSKYVDPEISSHKEMVIGRISTVIIVIIACLWAPLIDFFPGVFPYIQEIWGFISPGIVAAFLGGLIFKFAPPLAGKGALILGPLLYALVRVPGWIIKAVYVDAEGIVQPPAGALNLVYRFSDLAFLHHMAIIFLILFAFVALVSLLKPMAAPVTMPKSEVDVTPDPKVYWLGSGVILATIILYYIWY; encoded by the coding sequence ATGGCTTGGTTTGACATTCTTGTATTTTTCCTGTTTATCGGAAGCGTGATTACCTTTGCACTGTGGAGCAGCCGCCGCAAACAATCGACAGAAGATTATTTTTTGGCAGGTCGTTCTCTGGTCTGGCCCGTGATAGGATTTTCGCTGATCGCAGCGAATATCAACTCTGAACACTTTGTCGGCATGGCGGGCACAGCCTTTAAAGAAGGCGGCCCCGGTCTAGCCATTGGCAGCTATGAATGGATGGCCGCCGTCACGCTCGTGATTGTGGCTTGGGTTTTTCTGCCTAAATTCCTTTCTGCCGGAATCTATACGATGCCGCAATATCTCGAATTTCGTTTCGATTCCGGTACACGCACTATCATGGCCGCCTATCTTATGATTGCTTATGTCATCGTGCTTCTTGCCACGGTCTTATTCAGCGGCGCTATCGCCCTATGTAACGTATTGAACTTGCCGGAATTATTTATGAACCGTTTCGGTATGGAAGCGGAGGCAGCGCGAACGTGGTCTATGATCGCGTCTATTTGGTTCATTGGTATTATCGGCGGTGCCTACACGGCTTACGGCGGCTTATCTGCCGTGGTTTGGGCAGACTTAATCCAAGGTTCAGCGCTGCTCATCGGCGCCGGGGTCACCGGCTATTTTGCATTACGCTTTTTAGGGAGCGGCAATATGTTCGAGGGCTGGAAAAGCTTTACAGAAGGCAGCGCCGACAAGCTGCATATGGTTCGGTCTTGGAATGATCCGGATGTGCCGTGGCTCGCCGTCTTTTTTGGCGGTCTATGGATTCCCAACCTGTTCTATTGGGGTTTGAACCAATTCATCACGCAGCGGACCCTTGCCGCAAAAAATCTTGCTGAAGGTCAAAAAGGTATTCTCTTTGCGGCCTGTTTGAAACTTCTCATTCCTTTTTTGATCGTAATGCCCGGCATTATGGCCTATCAAATTTATGGTAATGTACTGGCCCGTCCTGAAGAGGCATATCCCCATCTGATGAAGGTCTTGCTTCCCATCGGTTTTCGCGGCGCTGTGTTTGCGGCCCTTGCCGGCGCTATTATCAGCACCGTTAATTCAGGCTTGAATTCGGCGGCAACCATTTTTACCATTGATCTTTACAGCAAATATGTGGATCCGGAAATCAGTTCCCATAAAGAAATGGTGATCGGCCGTATTTCAACGGTGATCATCGTGATTATCGCGTGTCTGTGGGCACCGCTGATCGATTTCTTCCCCGGTGTGTTTCCCTATATTCAAGAAATTTGGGGCTTCATCTCACCCGGTATCGTGGCAGCTTTCCTAGGCGGATTAATTTTCAAGTTTGCACCGCCTTTGGCGGGAAAAGGCGCGCTCATTCTGGGACCCCTGCTCTATGCCCTGGTCCGTGTGCCGGGCTGGATTATCAAGGCAGTCTATGTTGATGCTGAAGGCATTGTGCAACCTCCCGCGGGCGCGCTTAATCTCGTCTATCGTTTCAGCGATCTCGCTTTTCTCCATCACATGGCGATTATCTTTTTGATCCTCTTCGCGTTTGTTGCTCTGGTCAGCCTCCTGAAGCCTATGGCGGCACCGGTGACCATGCCCAAATCAGAAGTGGACGTTACTCCCGATCCGAAAGTGTATTGGTTGGGCAGCGGGGTTATCCTTGCCACGATCATCCTTTATTACATTTGGTATTAA